A window from Chryseobacterium vaccae encodes these proteins:
- a CDS encoding SHOCT domain-containing protein, which yields MSSNCALCNAELTSMDTLLGENKLSDGSVLCNACLEKVSSINQELLDDLKKFSIEDVKGLAENRKEESDQAIEENTDFPVSAVRDPQSFISNDVYKRRLKEIKYQLDKVGANLSMFTRGEIKALPRILAEDELILAATDAQFINTVDAGILLVTPTRMLSVSKSMFDAVKVAGYPNETIREISFVPNRVTPFITLHTEDGEIRFECFRDREDAERFYNFVKKIYNQPKQLEQPEQPKIEEKVTPSETLYDQLEKLGKLRESGILTEEEFAEQKKKLLG from the coding sequence ATGAGTAGTAACTGTGCACTATGCAACGCTGAACTGACTTCTATGGACACTCTTCTGGGAGAAAATAAACTCTCGGACGGGAGCGTTCTCTGCAACGCATGCTTAGAAAAAGTAAGCAGTATTAACCAGGAACTGTTGGACGATCTTAAAAAATTCAGCATTGAAGATGTAAAAGGTCTTGCTGAAAATAGAAAAGAAGAATCAGACCAAGCCATTGAAGAAAATACAGACTTTCCTGTATCTGCGGTACGGGATCCACAGAGTTTTATTTCCAATGATGTTTATAAAAGAAGGCTTAAAGAGATTAAATACCAGCTCGATAAAGTAGGAGCCAATCTTTCGATGTTTACCAGGGGGGAAATTAAAGCTCTACCCCGGATTCTTGCTGAAGACGAATTGATCCTTGCGGCCACGGATGCCCAGTTCATCAATACGGTAGATGCCGGAATTCTGCTCGTGACCCCAACAAGGATGCTGTCTGTATCAAAATCAATGTTTGATGCTGTAAAAGTAGCCGGATATCCTAATGAAACCATCAGAGAAATAAGCTTTGTGCCGAATCGTGTTACTCCGTTTATAACCCTGCACACAGAAGACGGGGAAATCCGGTTTGAATGTTTCCGCGACAGGGAAGATGCCGAACGGTTTTATAATTTCGTTAAAAAGATCTATAACCAACCGAAGCAGCTGGAACAACCGGAGCAGCCAAAGATAGAAGAAAAAGTGACTCCTTCTGAAACCCTTTATGACCAGCTTGAAAAACTAGGGAAATTGAGGGAAAGCGGCATTCTAACCGAAGAAGAATTTGCAGAGCAGAAGAAAAAGCTTCTTGGCTAA
- a CDS encoding cyanophycinase, with the protein MKPVGKLIVIGGAVNKGSFSETDYDQNIEKNLNFFERGILRKIINESKHKEDSVIEIVTTASQIPQIVGVEYKKAFEFLGAKNVNVLDIHNREEANSDAMVARANAADVMMFTGGDQLRLTSILGGTRFHDTILLKYQEQDFIYSGTSAGAAAASENMIYQGSSSEALLKGEIKTTQGLGLIDNVIIDTHFVQRGRIGRLFQAVVNNPRTLGIGLGEDTGLFIHNDVMTAVGSGLVILVDGRFIKDTNLTNINLGEPISIDNLTVHVMSMNDHYDLTTKTLTIENSQFNPIPQDK; encoded by the coding sequence ATGAAACCCGTTGGAAAATTAATAGTGATCGGAGGTGCTGTAAACAAAGGAAGTTTTTCAGAAACTGATTACGATCAAAATATCGAAAAAAATCTTAATTTCTTTGAAAGAGGAATTTTAAGAAAAATTATAAACGAATCAAAACACAAGGAAGATTCTGTCATTGAGATTGTTACAACAGCCTCTCAAATCCCGCAGATTGTAGGAGTAGAGTATAAAAAGGCATTTGAATTTCTCGGTGCCAAAAATGTGAACGTTCTTGATATTCACAACCGTGAAGAAGCCAACTCTGATGCGATGGTGGCAAGAGCTAATGCAGCCGATGTAATGATGTTTACAGGCGGGGATCAGCTGAGACTGACCTCTATTCTTGGAGGAACAAGATTTCATGATACTATTCTGCTGAAATATCAGGAACAGGACTTTATCTATTCCGGAACTTCTGCCGGAGCCGCAGCTGCTTCTGAAAATATGATTTATCAGGGAAGCAGTTCTGAAGCCCTTCTGAAAGGTGAAATTAAAACGACACAAGGATTAGGTCTGATTGATAATGTAATCATTGATACCCACTTTGTACAGCGGGGCAGAATCGGACGTCTATTCCAGGCTGTAGTCAACAATCCGAGAACATTGGGAATCGGACTGGGAGAAGATACCGGGCTTTTCATCCATAATGATGTGATGACTGCCGTTGGTTCCGGTCTTGTAATCTTAGTGGACGGAAGATTTATTAAAGATACCAATCTTACCAATATCAATCTTGGAGAACCTATTTCCATCGATAATCTGACTGTTCACGTGATGTCTATGAATGACCATTATGATCTGACAACCAAAACACTTACAATCGAGAATTCACAATTCAACCCGATTCCGCAGGACAAATAA
- a CDS encoding PH domain-containing protein: MNTECALCGTLLTSMDTLLGENKLSDGGILCNKCLNKVTNINKDLVYDLINYNVIQIKEIFQNSNIEEEKYNELKTTELKKEIPLVAPISQSVQFDFSPEEPTRLDDIKDEIAALNPVLTALTDSEVNELANILDEDEKVVAIVEGTYEYNNLKGILLATQKKIMFIDKSIFGEIFKNKFPFTKITFMQHDTNLMSSGLKIFTSGFIAEFTLYSRSAAKKFYESVEPYLIRPGSHSEKIVEKPQPQQEPVKKEAPEIIFDQLEKLGKLRETGILTEQEFAEQKKKLLAKL, encoded by the coding sequence ATGAATACTGAATGCGCTTTATGTGGAACTCTTCTTACCTCTATGGATACGCTTTTAGGTGAAAATAAACTTTCAGACGGAGGTATTCTCTGCAATAAATGCCTGAATAAAGTGACCAATATCAATAAAGATCTGGTATATGACCTCATCAATTATAATGTAATACAAATAAAAGAGATATTTCAGAATAGCAATATTGAAGAGGAAAAATATAATGAACTGAAAACGACTGAATTGAAAAAGGAAATTCCCCTTGTAGCACCCATATCACAGTCTGTGCAGTTTGATTTTAGCCCGGAAGAGCCTACAAGGCTTGATGATATCAAAGACGAGATTGCTGCATTGAACCCAGTGCTCACAGCCCTTACTGATAGTGAAGTGAATGAACTAGCTAATATTCTTGATGAAGATGAAAAAGTGGTTGCTATTGTTGAAGGTACTTATGAATATAATAACCTTAAAGGAATTTTGCTGGCAACCCAGAAAAAAATTATGTTTATAGATAAGAGTATTTTTGGAGAGATATTTAAAAATAAATTTCCGTTTACAAAAATTACCTTCATGCAGCATGATACCAATCTGATGTCTTCCGGTTTAAAAATTTTTACTTCTGGATTTATCGCGGAATTCACACTATACAGTAGAAGTGCTGCAAAGAAATTTTATGAAAGTGTAGAACCTTATCTTATACGTCCCGGAAGTCATTCTGAAAAAATTGTGGAAAAACCACAGCCTCAACAGGAACCTGTTAAAAAAGAGGCTCCTGAAATTATCTTTGACCAGCTGGAAAAACTGGGAAAGCTCAGAGAAACTGGGATATTAACTGAACAAGAATTTGCAGAGCAGAAGAAAAAGCTGCTTGCCAAACTGTAA
- a CDS encoding PH domain-containing protein, whose product MDNKSRLDEIKDELEKLDINPTFFARKEIRALPSILSADEKIVYLVEGRNKITNHHIILAATDRRLIFVDKEFMYGLKVQDFSYDKISSIQYETSLMLASIDIHVADDIVEIDGVGKYEAELFCEKVRDFMARPKVPAYEPMLLELLEQLERLKESGMITEEGFMEQKKMLLNQI is encoded by the coding sequence ATGGATAACAAATCAAGATTAGACGAAATAAAAGACGAGCTGGAAAAGCTGGATATCAATCCTACCTTTTTTGCCAGAAAAGAGATCCGTGCGCTTCCAAGCATTCTTTCAGCAGATGAAAAAATTGTTTACCTTGTTGAAGGACGGAATAAAATAACAAACCATCATATCATCTTAGCAGCAACGGACCGGAGGCTGATTTTCGTAGATAAAGAATTTATGTACGGGTTAAAAGTGCAGGATTTTTCCTACGATAAAATAAGTTCCATACAATATGAAACCTCATTGATGCTAGCTTCAATAGATATTCATGTTGCTGATGACATCGTTGAAATTGATGGCGTAGGAAAATACGAAGCAGAATTATTCTGTGAAAAAGTAAGAGACTTCATGGCCAGACCGAAGGTTCCTGCATATGAACCTATGCTTCTTGAATTGCTGGAACAACTGGAAAGATTAAAGGAAAGCGGTATGATAACTGAGGAAGGGTTTATGGAACAGAAGAAAATGCTTCTTAACCAGATATGA
- a CDS encoding dimethylarginine dimethylaminohydrolase family protein, translated as MIFVENEFSPLKKVVLAQSEFGFPKEPRPEDLRFLSKEAVKENFENKGKDYSEVFPELQKQWEGERENLKKTLEEYGVEVLRPRKLSSVEKEAVGTAGYSNFFVRDPFFTVGNFIIESSLRFLHRRSEIFPVRDLFLQEIYPEECIYVAVPQPEIADAEDSTLGKGPFLEGGDVLVLGKQVFVGNSGLASNELGVQWLRKLLKPQGYTVEQVKLHPDILHLDCALGLVREELMIICEDTFLDGIPAALKEWKKIHVTLDEAMNLATNGLSVSPKVYITDPSFKHIGNQIEQENIRVEYIDFSISRSFGGSFRCSTQPLLRH; from the coding sequence ATGATCTTTGTTGAAAATGAATTTTCGCCTTTGAAGAAAGTAGTTCTTGCCCAATCTGAATTTGGTTTCCCAAAAGAGCCTAGACCAGAAGACCTGCGTTTTCTGAGTAAAGAAGCGGTAAAAGAAAACTTTGAAAATAAAGGAAAGGATTATTCTGAGGTTTTTCCTGAACTTCAGAAACAATGGGAAGGCGAAAGGGAAAATCTGAAAAAAACACTGGAAGAGTATGGTGTCGAAGTTCTCCGTCCCCGTAAATTGTCTTCTGTAGAAAAAGAAGCTGTGGGAACTGCCGGATATTCTAACTTTTTTGTGAGAGATCCCTTTTTTACAGTGGGGAATTTTATCATTGAATCATCGCTTCGCTTTTTACATCGAAGAAGTGAAATTTTTCCGGTACGGGATCTTTTTCTTCAGGAAATATACCCTGAGGAATGCATTTATGTGGCAGTACCTCAGCCTGAAATTGCTGATGCGGAAGATTCTACATTGGGGAAAGGTCCGTTTCTGGAAGGAGGAGATGTTCTTGTCTTAGGCAAACAGGTCTTTGTAGGAAATTCAGGGCTTGCTTCAAATGAGCTTGGAGTTCAATGGTTAAGAAAACTTTTAAAACCACAGGGATATACTGTTGAACAGGTAAAACTTCATCCTGATATTCTGCATCTGGATTGTGCCCTTGGCCTTGTAAGAGAAGAATTGATGATTATATGTGAAGATACATTTTTAGATGGAATTCCAGCTGCTCTGAAAGAGTGGAAAAAAATACATGTAACTTTAGATGAAGCCATGAATCTGGCCACCAACGGACTTTCTGTATCTCCGAAAGTTTATATTACAGACCCTTCCTTCAAACATATTGGGAATCAGATTGAGCAGGAAAATATCAGGGTAGAATATATTGATTTCTCAATCAGCAGAAGTTTTGGAGGATCCTTCCGATGCAGTACGCAGCCTCTTTTAAGGCATTAA
- a CDS encoding GNAT family N-acetyltransferase — MDGTVSRGIIEKWLKAWSLSRKLPLPEKYKSGFKIEVGEEKQKARYVFPEITEDFIQLSKEINDSWVYLKVAASADEVKESISRKWQIQPPGYMMYCTGEMISNEKKIPEEYNMTLEKYNASSTLKIFAENGTLACSGHLVLVDDLAIYDRIATEEEHRRKGLASFLMHELEKIVLLNGISNSFLVATAQGKTLYESLGWKLYSPYTSVVIPGT; from the coding sequence ATGGACGGAACAGTATCCCGGGGGATCATAGAAAAATGGCTGAAAGCATGGTCGCTATCCAGAAAATTACCGCTTCCGGAAAAATATAAATCCGGTTTTAAAATAGAAGTGGGTGAGGAAAAGCAGAAAGCAAGATATGTTTTTCCGGAAATTACAGAAGACTTTATTCAGCTTTCAAAAGAAATAAATGACTCTTGGGTGTATCTTAAAGTAGCAGCTTCTGCCGATGAGGTGAAAGAAAGTATATCTCGAAAATGGCAAATACAGCCACCCGGTTATATGATGTACTGCACAGGAGAAATGATATCCAACGAAAAAAAAATACCTGAAGAATACAACATGACGCTGGAGAAGTATAATGCCAGCAGTACACTGAAGATTTTCGCTGAAAACGGAACCCTGGCCTGCTCCGGCCATCTTGTACTGGTGGATGATCTGGCAATTTATGACAGAATTGCAACAGAAGAAGAACATCGCAGAAAAGGGCTTGCCTCCTTCCTGATGCATGAGCTTGAGAAAATAGTTTTGTTGAATGGGATTTCAAACAGCTTTTTAGTTGCAACAGCTCAGGGAAAAACTTTGTATGAATCATTAGGATGGAAACTATACAGTCCGTATACGTCTGTTGTTATTCCCGGAACCTGA
- a CDS encoding YtxH domain-containing protein, translated as MGNKTKGLLALLGIGALAYWKYKNSTPEEQQAVKDKINNAKDNLNKWGNDLKNKANDVASQVQSKVDEAKTKAEDSLS; from the coding sequence ATGGGAAATAAAACAAAAGGCTTATTGGCTTTACTAGGAATTGGTGCTTTAGCATATTGGAAATACAAGAACTCTACTCCTGAAGAACAACAGGCTGTAAAGGACAAAATTAATAATGCTAAAGACAATCTTAACAAATGGGGAAATGATCTTAAGAATAAAGCAAATGATGTAGCCTCACAAGTTCAGAGCAAAGTAGATGAAGCTAAAACAAAGGCCGAAGATTCTTTAAGCTAA
- a CDS encoding leucine-rich repeat domain-containing protein: MNRKIISTIFICAGLMCRAQYSETYSFKPQDLTKESEVVSLDELKEFPKHILDWKKMRVLSIISEREFTEIPKDIDRLENLEVFSMSGSTGVTRFPNSFSRLNKLREITIHSIFIKEFPQQIIKVKNLESLGFFCPFLEEYPSNLGDMKNLKTLNLACRTKDKVIVDGKNFIFKPLVIPKSIRNLKKLETLSVSQSLLQILPDEIGDLQSLKRLDVSKNQLKTLPESLSKLKNLVEITLDHNSFKEFPSALYGIESLVKINYNNNTIQNIPGGMEKMKNLKYFFASKSKIAPSALVGLYNASNLEVIDLSDCQIESLPPGIEKLSHLKALFFWGNKISSTEAENLRKKLPNTKIHLNSPAKRGF; this comes from the coding sequence ATGAACAGAAAAATAATATCCACAATTTTTATCTGTGCTGGTTTAATGTGCAGGGCTCAATATTCAGAAACTTACAGCTTTAAGCCGCAGGATCTCACAAAAGAAAGTGAAGTGGTATCGTTAGATGAGTTAAAAGAGTTTCCCAAACATATTCTTGACTGGAAGAAGATGAGGGTTCTGAGTATTATCAGCGAAAGAGAATTTACGGAAATTCCAAAAGACATAGACCGTCTGGAAAACCTTGAGGTATTCAGTATGAGCGGAAGCACAGGAGTTACCAGGTTTCCGAATTCCTTTTCCAGGCTGAATAAGCTGCGTGAAATTACCATTCATTCCATATTTATCAAAGAATTTCCACAGCAGATCATCAAGGTTAAGAATCTGGAAAGCCTTGGCTTTTTCTGTCCTTTTCTGGAAGAATATCCTTCTAATCTGGGAGATATGAAGAATCTGAAAACGCTAAACCTGGCCTGCAGAACAAAAGATAAAGTGATTGTAGATGGGAAAAATTTTATTTTCAAGCCTTTGGTGATTCCCAAAAGCATCAGGAATTTAAAAAAGCTGGAAACCCTTTCAGTAAGCCAGAGCCTTCTTCAGATTCTGCCGGATGAAATAGGAGATTTACAGAGTCTGAAAAGACTGGATGTATCCAAAAATCAGCTGAAAACCCTTCCTGAGAGCCTGTCTAAACTTAAAAATCTTGTAGAAATAACCTTAGATCACAACAGCTTTAAGGAATTTCCTTCTGCATTGTATGGTATTGAGAGTCTGGTGAAAATAAACTACAATAATAATACGATTCAGAATATTCCTGGCGGTATGGAAAAGATGAAAAATCTGAAATATTTCTTTGCTTCAAAATCTAAGATTGCGCCATCAGCACTTGTAGGCCTCTATAATGCTTCAAACCTTGAAGTGATAGACCTTTCGGACTGCCAGATCGAAAGTCTTCCACCGGGAATTGAGAAACTTTCTCATCTGAAAGCATTGTTTTTTTGGGGAAACAAAATTTCTTCTACGGAAGCTGAAAATTTAAGAAAAAAGCTGCCCAACACTAAAATACATCTGAATAGTCCCGCTAAAAGAGGATTCTAA
- a CDS encoding isoaspartyl peptidase/L-asparaginase, whose product MKLIIHGGFFSESDQSHEVKTAKQNSLQSIAQKAFEYLQDHSAFDTAAYAVSLLEDDPLYNAGIGSQIQSDGVIRMSAAIMNGETQKLSGVINIQDVKNPIFVAKELIREDDRVLGGNGAKIYASEHGFENFSTEIPQRRKEYEAKLGSAGKGTVGCVVLDKEGKLAVATSTGGKGFEIPGRISDSATVAGNYANTFCAVSCTGVGEDIVSNATAAKIVTRVTDGMSLENAFHKTFEELKTIDGFAGAIGIDKDGNLYHQDSYPTMVFASFDGEKFEVFQ is encoded by the coding sequence ATGAAGCTTATTATTCACGGCGGTTTTTTCTCTGAAAGCGATCAGAGCCACGAAGTAAAAACAGCAAAGCAGAATTCTTTACAATCTATTGCTCAAAAAGCTTTTGAATATCTTCAGGATCATTCTGCTTTTGACACAGCCGCCTACGCGGTTTCTCTACTGGAAGATGATCCGTTATATAACGCAGGTATTGGTTCCCAAATCCAGAGTGATGGCGTCATCCGTATGAGTGCGGCTATCATGAATGGTGAAACCCAGAAATTAAGCGGCGTCATCAATATTCAGGATGTAAAGAATCCTATATTTGTTGCAAAGGAACTGATAAGAGAAGACGACAGGGTTTTAGGTGGAAACGGAGCTAAAATTTATGCTTCAGAACATGGTTTTGAGAATTTTTCAACGGAAATCCCTCAGCGCAGAAAAGAATATGAAGCAAAGTTAGGATCAGCAGGAAAAGGAACTGTTGGCTGCGTTGTGCTTGATAAAGAGGGAAAACTTGCAGTAGCGACTTCCACAGGAGGAAAAGGTTTTGAAATTCCGGGAAGAATTTCTGATTCTGCCACTGTGGCAGGAAATTATGCCAACACCTTCTGTGCCGTAAGCTGCACAGGGGTTGGAGAAGATATTGTCAGTAATGCCACTGCTGCTAAAATCGTCACAAGAGTTACTGACGGGATGAGCCTTGAAAATGCCTTTCACAAGACTTTTGAAGAGCTGAAAACTATTGACGGATTTGCAGGCGCTATCGGCATTGACAAGGATGGAAATTTATATCATCAGGATTCTTACCCTACCATGGTTTTCGCCAGTTTTGATGGAGAAAAATTTGAAGTCTTTCAATAA
- a CDS encoding class I SAM-dependent methyltransferase: MENYLEINKESWNAKVEPHLKSDFYFVDEFLEGRTSLNSIELDLLGDVEGKTILHLQCHFGQDSISLSRMGAKVTGIDLSDKAIETAKDLAQKCNTDTAFICSDVYDLPNVLDQKFDIVYTSYGTIGWLPDLDKWAGVINHFLKPGGKFIMAEFHPVVWMFDDDFTKVTYNYFNEKPIVETYEGTYADQSADIVQEYVMWNHSLAEVLQSLLQSGIELKTFREFDWSPYPSFRHVDEFEKGKWRIPQFGNKIPIVYALAAEKK; this comes from the coding sequence ATGGAAAATTATTTAGAAATTAACAAAGAATCATGGAATGCCAAAGTAGAACCGCATCTGAAATCGGATTTTTACTTTGTAGATGAGTTCTTAGAAGGAAGAACTTCATTAAACTCCATAGAACTGGATCTTCTTGGAGATGTGGAAGGCAAAACAATCCTGCATTTGCAGTGCCATTTTGGACAGGATTCCATTTCGCTTTCCAGAATGGGAGCAAAAGTTACGGGAATTGACCTTTCGGATAAAGCCATTGAAACAGCAAAAGATCTGGCGCAGAAATGCAATACTGATACAGCATTTATCTGCTCCGATGTTTATGACCTTCCCAATGTCCTTGATCAGAAATTTGATATTGTTTACACCAGCTACGGAACAATAGGCTGGCTTCCGGACCTGGATAAATGGGCAGGAGTAATCAATCATTTCCTGAAGCCGGGCGGCAAATTCATCATGGCAGAATTTCATCCGGTAGTGTGGATGTTTGATGATGATTTTACCAAAGTAACTTATAACTATTTTAATGAAAAGCCTATCGTAGAAACCTATGAAGGAACTTATGCAGACCAGTCTGCGGATATTGTGCAGGAATATGTGATGTGGAATCATTCACTGGCAGAAGTTCTGCAGAGTTTACTTCAAAGCGGTATTGAACTGAAAACCTTCCGGGAATTCGATTGGTCTCCGTATCCAAGCTTCAGACACGTAGATGAGTTTGAAAAAGGAAAGTGGAGAATTCCCCAGTTCGGAAACAAAATACCGATCGTGTATGCATTAGCAGCCGAGAAAAAATAA
- the hisS gene encoding histidine--tRNA ligase: MKPGLAKGTRDFTSQEVSRRKYIINILQNNFELFGFQPLETPSFENLSTLTGKYGEEGDRLIFKILNSSINEAKEDKKTQMLHDFQRALEQPFSSENLTDKALRYDLTVPFARFVAMNHGKLTFPFKRSQIQPVWRADRPQKGRFREFYQCDADVVGSESLLQEVELVQLYLKSFADLGVSVTIHMNNRKILSGLAEYAGITDKLIDFTVALDKLDKIGRDGVVKELLEREISQESIDKLDFLFEQSDDALENLLQLKEKFAGNEIGLKGVEELEFVLTQSLNLGVDMQNLVFNITLARGLDYYTGAIFEVKADEAAMGSIGGGGRYDNLTEVFGVKNIPGIGISFGLDRIYLVMEELNLFPEEASSSIEYLFANFGGEETTEALKLIMQLRRKGISAELYPENAKLNKQFTYAEKKGIKNLVFLGEEEIRNNTVTFKNLEAGEQKTVSVEEFLNL; the protein is encoded by the coding sequence ATGAAACCAGGTTTAGCAAAAGGAACGAGAGATTTTACGTCACAGGAAGTTTCCAGAAGAAAATATATTATCAATATTTTACAGAATAACTTTGAGTTATTTGGATTTCAGCCATTAGAAACTCCAAGTTTTGAAAATCTTTCTACATTGACAGGGAAATATGGTGAAGAAGGAGACCGTCTTATCTTTAAAATTTTAAATTCGAGCATTAATGAAGCCAAGGAAGATAAAAAAACTCAGATGCTTCATGATTTTCAAAGAGCATTAGAACAACCTTTTAGTTCGGAAAATTTAACGGACAAAGCTCTTCGTTATGATCTTACTGTACCTTTTGCAAGATTTGTAGCGATGAATCATGGGAAACTGACATTTCCATTCAAACGTTCTCAGATCCAGCCGGTATGGAGAGCAGACCGACCACAGAAAGGACGATTTAGAGAATTTTATCAATGCGATGCAGATGTTGTAGGAAGTGAAAGTTTACTTCAGGAAGTAGAACTGGTTCAACTGTATTTAAAATCATTCGCAGATTTGGGTGTTTCCGTGACAATTCACATGAACAACCGGAAAATTCTTTCCGGATTAGCTGAATATGCGGGGATTACAGATAAACTGATCGATTTTACTGTAGCTTTAGATAAGCTGGATAAAATCGGAAGAGACGGAGTTGTTAAAGAATTGCTGGAAAGAGAAATTTCCCAGGAATCTATAGACAAACTGGATTTCTTATTTGAGCAGTCTGATGATGCGCTGGAAAACCTTCTTCAGCTGAAAGAAAAATTTGCAGGAAACGAAATAGGGCTAAAAGGAGTGGAAGAACTGGAGTTTGTTCTTACCCAATCTCTGAATCTTGGAGTTGATATGCAAAATCTTGTATTCAATATTACCCTTGCCAGAGGATTAGATTATTATACTGGGGCTATTTTTGAAGTAAAAGCTGATGAAGCTGCGATGGGATCTATCGGCGGTGGCGGTAGATATGATAACCTTACAGAAGTTTTCGGTGTTAAAAACATTCCGGGAATCGGAATTTCTTTCGGGCTGGACAGAATTTATCTGGTAATGGAAGAGCTTAATCTTTTCCCTGAAGAAGCATCTTCCTCAATAGAATACCTGTTCGCCAATTTTGGAGGCGAGGAAACAACAGAAGCACTAAAACTGATTATGCAGTTGAGAAGAAAAGGAATTTCAGCAGAACTCTATCCTGAAAATGCAAAGCTTAATAAACAATTTACTTACGCTGAAAAGAAAGGAATTAAAAATCTTGTTTTCCTGGGTGAAGAAGAAATCAGAAACAATACAGTAACTTTTAAAAATCTTGAAGCGGGAGAACAGAAAACAGTTTCTGTAGAAGAATTTTTAAATCTGTAA
- a CDS encoding leucine-rich repeat domain-containing protein has product MIKRVLCLGWLALAIIVSAQISLPLGPSDPYAYNAEKKSISLNNIKDFPKEILNKDLKILKIRAHESFREIPGEIKSLKNLEDFELINSGGNITFPESFADLQNIKKINISLRGSEFPQPVLKLKNLQELKYGDKKLGKWPENLGNLENLKILDLSYFRSIDTDFAHLPELILPKSIGNLKKLEQFIAVSNQMKNLPDEIGGLISLRDLDLGYNSLIDLPERFGLLKNLRKLNLQQNQFTELPKAISGLENLEDLNLNFCLIKKIPFATGNLKSLKTLGLAGNKISSDFKKLYLIPNLEELNVYECGVSKIPSGAVNMKQLKSLNIGANPLYSESVKELYALSGLEILEMGGIQLEGLPSGIQQLKNLKKLGLDKNKISQDNMKEIYELENLESLNLSECQIDRIPKGIEKLRNLKSLYLWGNKIPKTDIEALRKALPDTDIRI; this is encoded by the coding sequence ATGATAAAGAGAGTACTTTGTTTGGGCTGGCTGGCATTGGCGATTATCGTCAGTGCCCAGATTTCCCTTCCTCTAGGACCTTCGGATCCTTATGCTTATAATGCAGAAAAAAAGAGTATATCTTTAAATAATATCAAAGACTTTCCTAAAGAAATTTTAAACAAAGATCTTAAAATCTTAAAGATAAGGGCTCATGAAAGTTTCAGGGAAATTCCCGGAGAAATAAAGAGCCTTAAAAACCTTGAGGATTTTGAATTGATCAATTCTGGGGGAAATATCACCTTTCCTGAAAGTTTTGCAGATCTTCAAAATATAAAAAAAATAAACATCAGCCTTAGAGGAAGTGAGTTTCCACAACCTGTTTTAAAGCTTAAAAACCTTCAGGAGCTTAAATATGGAGATAAAAAGCTGGGAAAATGGCCGGAAAATCTAGGGAATCTGGAAAATCTTAAAATACTGGATCTGTCCTATTTCAGATCGATAGATACTGATTTTGCCCATCTTCCTGAACTGATATTGCCCAAAAGTATAGGAAATCTGAAAAAGCTGGAACAATTTATTGCCGTCAGTAATCAGATGAAAAACCTTCCTGACGAAATAGGAGGTCTGATTTCGTTACGAGATCTGGATCTGGGGTACAACAGTTTAATTGACTTACCTGAACGTTTTGGCCTTCTGAAGAATCTGAGAAAGCTGAATCTTCAACAGAATCAGTTTACCGAACTTCCAAAAGCAATCTCCGGACTGGAAAATCTTGAGGATCTTAATCTTAATTTTTGTCTGATTAAAAAAATTCCTTTTGCAACAGGAAATCTAAAGTCTCTGAAGACATTAGGTCTGGCGGGAAATAAGATATCCTCCGACTTTAAAAAACTGTATTTAATTCCCAATCTCGAAGAACTGAATGTATACGAATGTGGAGTCAGTAAAATTCCTTCCGGAGCAGTAAATATGAAGCAGTTGAAGTCTCTGAATATTGGAGCTAACCCGCTTTATTCCGAATCCGTTAAAGAATTGTACGCCCTCTCTGGTCTGGAAATATTGGAAATGGGTGGCATTCAGCTTGAAGGTCTTCCTTCTGGGATTCAGCAGCTTAAAAACCTGAAAAAATTAGGTCTGGATAAAAATAAAATATCTCAGGATAATATGAAAGAGATCTATGAATTGGAGAATCTTGAATCACTAAACCTTTCGGAATGTCAGATTGATAGAATTCCAAAAGGCATTGAAAAACTCAGAAATCTGAAGAGTCTTTATCTGTGGGGAAATAAAATTCCCAAAACAGATATTGAAGCATTGAGAAAAGCGTTACCAGATACCGATATCCGCATTTAG